The following proteins are co-located in the Imtechella halotolerans genome:
- a CDS encoding GNAT family N-acetyltransferase, with protein MEIELKATKFSDLETLFDIQIDKKAGYLAAFTPKDPADKVAYFNKYKRLLQDPTVNNQTIILNNKIVGSIAKFIIEGDIEITYWIDSKFWGLGIASKALDKFLTLETQRPIFGRVAFDNIGSQKVLEKCGFVKIGSDKGFANARQMKIEEFIYKLN; from the coding sequence ATGGAGATAGAACTTAAAGCTACGAAATTTTCCGATTTGGAAACTTTATTTGATATTCAAATTGACAAAAAAGCGGGATATTTAGCGGCTTTTACCCCAAAAGATCCAGCTGATAAAGTGGCATATTTTAACAAATATAAAAGGCTTTTGCAAGACCCTACGGTTAATAATCAAACAATAATCCTGAACAATAAAATTGTAGGAAGCATTGCAAAATTTATTATTGAGGGTGATATAGAAATTACGTATTGGATTGATAGCAAATTTTGGGGACTGGGTATTGCATCCAAGGCACTTGATAAATTTCTTACCCTTGAGACCCAAAGACCTATATTTGGACGAGTTGCATTTGACAATATTGGTTCCCAGAAAGTATTGGAAAAATGTGGCTTTGTCAAAATAGGATCAGATAAAGGATTTGCCAATGCTCGACAAATGAAAATAGAAGAATTTATTTATAAACTTAATTAG